TCGAAGTCCACCGAGGTGAGCGTCGCGGCGTCCGACGCGGGGTTCTTCACCTGGAGCCCCACGTCGAGCAGCCCCGAGCCGTCCGCCTGGAAGTCCACGTCCAGCGACTCGACGCGCACCGCTTCGTCATAGGCGCGCGGCTTGAGGGGCACCGCGCCCAGGCACCCGGGGCCACCGAGCGCCGCCAGCGCCCCGAGGACGAGGAGCCGTGCGCGCATCAGCCGCCCAACAGGGGCTGGAGCGCCTCCACCGTGAGGGGCCAGCCCGCCCGACGGGCCAGCGCCTCCAGCGCCTTGATGAACTCCGCCGCCGACTGGAAGCGCCGCGCCCGGTCCGCGAAGAGCGCCTTGCGCACCACCAGCCCCGCGTAGTCCGGCAGGTCCGACGTGACCGAGGACAGGAGCGGCACCCGCGCGTCGCGCACCTTGTGCATCAGGTCCGCCTCGTTGTCGCCCGAGTACAGCCGCCGGCTGGCGAACAGCTCCCACAGGATGATGCCCACCGCGTACAAGTCGGTGCGCGAGTCCACCAGCTGCCCCAGCACCTGCTCGGGGCTCATGTACGGCAGCGTGCCGCGCAGCGCGCCCGCGTCGCCGCGCATCATCCCCTCCACCTCCGCCACGCCGAAGTCCGTCAGCTTCACGTCGCCGTTGATGCCGAGCAGCACGTTGGCCGGGTTGAGGTCGCGGTGGACGATGGTGGCGCCGTTCTCCCCTACCTTCGCGCGGTGGATGTAGTCGAGCGCCTTGAGCAGGCACCACGCGATGTAGCACGCGGCCTCGGGCGGCATCGCCGCGCCGGCCTTGAGCAAGAGCTCCTGCATGTAGCCGAGCGTCCGGCCACTGACGAGCTCCTGCACCATGAGGTAGTCCGGCCCC
This genomic interval from Myxococcus guangdongensis contains the following:
- a CDS encoding serine/threonine protein kinase, producing MADAPDLGGYEVVGRLAVGGMAEVYQARARSTTQRSPGEPDEVVIKRLHPSFRNDTAYVKAFVDEAKLTVRLRHAHIVRTFRLFKAGPDYLMVQELVSGRTLGYMQELLLKAGAAMPPEAACYIAWCLLKALDYIHRAKVGENGATIVHRDLNPANVLLGINGDVKLTDFGVAEVEGMMRGDAGALRGTLPYMSPEQVLGQLVDSRTDLYAVGIILWELFASRRLYSGDNEADLMHKVRDARVPLLSSVTSDLPDYAGLVVRKALFADRARRFQSAAEFIKALEALARRAGWPLTVEALQPLLGG